DNA from Devosia yakushimensis:
ACGGACCTGCCGACGGCGTTCAAATATCGCAATGCCATCGATATGAGCGCCAGCTGCAAGGTGGCACCGCAGTCGGACGGCACGCTGACGACGGCGACCACTGCCGATGGCCAGTCGCGGGCAATGATCGATGTGCAGGGCGTGGCCTTCCCCCTGCCGCTACGCGACCCGCGGGGCCAGGTGCCTGTACTGGCAGCGGCCGCAGTACAGACGGCCAGCCTGGTCGACGTGCCCCTGCCCCGGCCGCGCCCGGCGGGACCGGGGGAAACGGTGGCCCGTGTGGTGGCACCGCCGCCAGGCGACAGTCAGCTGCGATTGGTGCAGTTCGGTGACAAGGTCGTCAGGGTAGTCGGTCCAGACACGCCTTACGCCCAACCAGCGGGAGCAGGCTCTTAAGCTCGGGGCCATCGTGACGGCCGGTTAGGGCCAGACGGAGCGGCAGAAAGAGCGGCTTGCCCTTACGGCCGGTGGCCGCCTTGAGCGCGTTGGTCCACTCGCCCCAGGTTTCGAGCGACCATGGCTCGGGCGGCAGCAGCGCCTTGGCCAGCGCCAGGAAATCGCGATCTTCATCGGCAATGACGGGTTCGACCGGGCCAAGAACCAGCTTGGACCATTCGATAATGTCGCTGAATTTGGCGAGGTTATCGCGCAGCAGCAGCCAGATGGCTTCCCCTTCCAGACCAAGGCTGGAAAGGCGCGGTAGCGCTTCCTCGTAGGACATGGTGTGCAGCAGGCGAGCGTTGAGATTGTCCAGTTCGACCGGATCGAAACGGGCGGCGCCATGGGAGATCATGGAGAAATCGAGCCTGGCGGCGATGTCGTCCAGCGAGGCATAGGGCTCGATGGGCAGGCTGGTGCCGGTAATGCTGGCCATGATCGCAATGGCCAGGGGCTCGTAGCCCTCGGCGCGGAAATCGGACAGGGACTGGGAGCCGAGGCGCTTGGAGAAGCCCTGCCCTTCGGCGTCGGTCAAAAGGTTATGATGACCGAAGATCGGCACGGGGCCGCCCAGGGCCTCGAAGATTTCGATCTGGGTGCCGGTATTGGAAACGTGGTCTTCGCCGCGGATGACATGGGTGATGGCAAGGTCGATGTCGTCGACGACCGAGGGGAGCGTGTAGAGATAGGAGCCGTCTTCGCGCACCAGGACCGGATCGGACATGGAGGCGGTGTTGACGGTCTGGGGACCCTTGATGAGGTCTTCGAACTGGACGGGGCGGCCATCGAGCTTGAAGCGCCAATGGGGCTTGCGGCCCTCGGCTTCGAGCTTGGCGCGGTCTGCATCGGTCAGCTTCAGCGCGGCGCGATCGTAGATCGGCGGCTTGCCCATGGCGCGGGCGCGCTTGCGGCGGCGGTCGAGTTCGTCTTCGGTTTCGTAGCAGGGATAGAGCCGGCCGGCGGCGATGAGGCGGTCGCGGGCGGCGTCATAAAGCGTGGTGCGGTCGGACTGACGGACCAAAAGGTCTGGCGTGATGCCGAGCCAGGCCAAGTCCGCCTCGACGCCATCAGCAAATTCGCGGGTGGAGCGGGCCGTGTCGGTATCGTCCATGCGCAGCACGTAGCGGCCGCCATGACGCTTGGCGAAGAACCAGTTGAGCATGGCCGGGCGGGCATTGCCCAGGTGAATGCGGCCAGTGGGCGATGGCGCCCAGCGCACTATGGTCATCCGATGGTCCGGTCCTTGTAGCCGTTGGTAATGGGATATTTGCGGCCCAGCCCGAATGCCTTGGGCGTGAGCTTGGGACCGGGAGCAGACTGGCGGCGCTTGTATTCGGCGATGTTGAGCAGTCGCTCGATGCGCTGCACCAGCGCCTCGTCATAGCCCATGCGAACGATCTCGGGAATCGACTTTTCGTCTTCGACCATGGCGGTGAGAATGGCGTCGAGCACGGGATAGGGCGGCAGGCTATCCTGATCGGTCTGGTTGGGACGCAGTTCGGCGCTGGGGGCCTTGGCGATGATGTTCTGGGGAATGACTTCGCCCGAGGGGCCGAGGCAGTCGCCGGGGACGTGACTATTGCGCCAGGCGGCCAGCCGATAAACCTCCATCTTGAACATGTCCTTGAGCGGGTTATAGCCGCCATTCATGTCGCCATAGATGGTGGCATAGCCCACGCCCATTTCCGACTTGTTGCCGGTGGTGAGCAGCATGGAGCCCAGCTTGTTGGAAACGGCCATCAACACCACGCCGCGCATGCGGGACTGGATGTTCTCCTCGGCCAAATCGGCGGGGCGATTGTCGAAGATGGGGGCCAGCTCGATCAGCGCGTCATCTACCGGATTGCCGATGGAGACGATGTCATAGCGCACGCCGAGGCGGGTGGCGCAATCCTTGGCGTCCTTGAGGCTGTCTTCGGACGTGTAGCGATAGGGCAGCATGAGGCAGTGAACGTTTTCGGCGCCGAAGGCATCGACCGCCATGGCGGCGACCACGGCGCTATCTATGCCGCCCGAAAGGCCGAGCACGACCTGCTTGAAGCCGTTCTTGTGCACATAGTCGCGCAGGCCGAGCACGCAGGCGAGCCAGGGCGCTTCGTCGGTGGTGGTGAGTTCGGTGACATGGCCATTGGTGCAGCTCCAGCCGTCTTCACCGTCAACCCAGTCGGACACGATGAAATCGCTGGCGAAGGACTTGCCCTGGAAGACCAGTTTGTCGCCTGGCTCGATGGCAAAGGAAGCGCCGTCGAACACCAGCTCGTCCTGGCCGCCGACCTGGTTGAGATAGAGCAGCGGCACGCGATCCTCGGCGACGCGGGCGCGGACCAGTTCCTTGCGGATGTGCTGCTTGTTGGTCCAATAGGGCGAACCATTGGGGCAAAGCAGGATTTCGGCGCCACGCTGGACGAGATGGCCGCAGACCCAGGGATGCCAGATATCCTCGCAGATGGGGATGCCGACCGAGACGCCCTTGATCGTTACCGGCTCCTGCAGGACGCCGGGCACGAAATAGCGCTTCTCATAGAACACATCGTCATTGGGCAATTCGCGCTTGAGGCGCGCGGCGATGATCTGGCCGTGTTCGGCCACCACAACCGCATTATGCAGGCCGGTCTGGTCGCGCCAAACCGTGGGCAGGATCAGCACGGTATCGGTGCCGGCCGTATCGGCGGCCAGTTCGCGCGCGGCGCGGATCGCGTCGTCGACGAATTTGGGCTTGAACAGCAGATCGTCAGGGAAATAGCTGGTGAGGAAGAGTTCGGACAGCAGCAATATGTCGGCCTTGGCGGCGACG
Protein-coding regions in this window:
- the gltX gene encoding glutamate--tRNA ligase, with protein sequence MTIVRWAPSPTGRIHLGNARPAMLNWFFAKRHGGRYVLRMDDTDTARSTREFADGVEADLAWLGITPDLLVRQSDRTTLYDAARDRLIAAGRLYPCYETEDELDRRRKRARAMGKPPIYDRAALKLTDADRAKLEAEGRKPHWRFKLDGRPVQFEDLIKGPQTVNTASMSDPVLVREDGSYLYTLPSVVDDIDLAITHVIRGEDHVSNTGTQIEIFEALGGPVPIFGHHNLLTDAEGQGFSKRLGSQSLSDFRAEGYEPLAIAIMASITGTSLPIEPYASLDDIAARLDFSMISHGAARFDPVELDNLNARLLHTMSYEEALPRLSSLGLEGEAIWLLLRDNLAKFSDIIEWSKLVLGPVEPVIADEDRDFLALAKALLPPEPWSLETWGEWTNALKAATGRKGKPLFLPLRLALTGRHDGPELKSLLPLVGRKACLDRLP
- a CDS encoding NAD+ synthase, with the translated sequence MTDRLRIALAQLNPKVGDIAGNLALARQALNDAVAAKADILLLSELFLTSYFPDDLLFKPKFVDDAIRAARELAADTAGTDTVLILPTVWRDQTGLHNAVVVAEHGQIIAARLKRELPNDDVFYEKRYFVPGVLQEPVTIKGVSVGIPICEDIWHPWVCGHLVQRGAEILLCPNGSPYWTNKQHIRKELVRARVAEDRVPLLYLNQVGGQDELVFDGASFAIEPGDKLVFQGKSFASDFIVSDWVDGEDGWSCTNGHVTELTTTDEAPWLACVLGLRDYVHKNGFKQVVLGLSGGIDSAVVAAMAVDAFGAENVHCLMLPYRYTSEDSLKDAKDCATRLGVRYDIVSIGNPVDDALIELAPIFDNRPADLAEENIQSRMRGVVLMAVSNKLGSMLLTTGNKSEMGVGYATIYGDMNGGYNPLKDMFKMEVYRLAAWRNSHVPGDCLGPSGEVIPQNIIAKAPSAELRPNQTDQDSLPPYPVLDAILTAMVEDEKSIPEIVRMGYDEALVQRIERLLNIAEYKRRQSAPGPKLTPKAFGLGRKYPITNGYKDRTIG